A part of Miscanthus floridulus cultivar M001 chromosome 6, ASM1932011v1, whole genome shotgun sequence genomic DNA contains:
- the LOC136461647 gene encoding large ribosomal subunit protein eL20z-like, whose translation MSGEEADSSKPHQGGVYGTFQGPPSYPPPRPPPVGFPQPAPPPGLSAHHRGGYQSVPARDYEAGVRGHSHDRLPCCGIGFGWFLFIIGFFLGAIPWYIGALLLWCSRVDYREKPGYVACTVAAILATIAVIIGAAAGTHVF comes from the exons atgagcgGGGAGGAGGCCGACAGCTCCAAGCCCCACCAGGGAGGCGTATACGGCACCTTCCAGGGGCCGCCCAGCTACCCTcccccgcgcccgccgcccgtGGGCTTTCCACAGCCCGCCCCGCCGCCGGGCCTCTCCGCCCACCACCGCGGCGGCTACCAGTCCGTTCCCG CTCGAGATTACGAAGCAGGTGTGCGGGGACACAGCCATGATCGACTTCCCTGTTGCGGCATTGGTTTTGGCTGGTTCCT GTTCATAATCGGTTTCTTTCTTGGTGCCATTCCCTGGTACATTGGAGCCCTTCTGCTGTGGTGTTCCAGAGTTGATTACAGGGAGAAACCGGGCTATGTCGCATGCACAGTAGCG GCTATCCTCGCTACCATTGCTGTTATCATTGGGGCGGCAGCTGGAACTCATGTTTTTTGA
- the LOC136461646 gene encoding C2 domain-containing protein At1g53590-like isoform X1, whose translation MDAAELPIVYHIGLVLAALWAAAAIGFRGSLLYLVAFLYLYMVNARCAVRLRKRIQHEEMKSAYQRRLLSDAESVRWLNYAINKMWPVCMEKIVSQLLRPIIPWFLDKFKPWTVSKAGIQELYMGRNPPIFTSMRVLPETSDDDHLVLELGMNFLSGEDMSAVLAMQLHKSVGLGMTAKMHLTSMHVEGKILVGVKFVRSWPFLGRVRLCFVEPPYFQMTVKPLINHGLDVTEFPGISGWLDKLMDTAFGQTLVEPNMIVINVEKFASTPSENNWFSIEERPPIAYVKLEILEGTDMKPSDINGLADPYVKGRLGPFKFQTQIQRKTLSPKWFEEFKIPITSWEATNELVMEVRDKDPMFDDSLGQCTINLHELRGGQRHDKWMSLNNVKKGRIHLAITVEDICEDQNRSSLDESLKQADTEVPVSTSVYSKVDSGELPEEKKVLMDEVEHINIDGQEQPGGLYVHRPGTGVPRTWESRKGRARNPDTQIHQEVDKSREIPTPKGSGQGGLFNVGSFFRRNSRKGSSKNLDPSLPATPGSQSVTELDPKLPQTPRPNLKELGEKRTSIKIVVNEEASPADKVGDAENSGEDVAKVIEKNAGEPGRSLTSTLSRKFSRKRADDRLSDIPEQIQPHGSESVSEGPILVRGEPMIAEGHPTAEHGNGGGTELDAAGAKVATHAS comes from the exons ATGGACGCCGCCGAGCTGCCCATCGTCTACCACATCGGCCTGGTGCTGGCCGCGCTctgggccgccgccgccatcggcttccgcggctccctcctctacctcgtcgccttcctctacCTCTACATG GTAAATGCTCGCTGTGCAGTGAGACTGCGGAAGAGGATACAACATGAGGAGATGAAATCTGCCTATCAGCGAAGG CTCCTCTCTGATGCAGAATCAGTACGCTGGTTAAACTATGCAATCAACAAGATGTGGCCTGTCTGTATGGAGAAGATCGTTTCACAACTTCTACGACCCATCATACCATGGTTCTTGGATAAGTTCAAACCTTGGACAGTT AGCAAAGCAGGTATTCAGGAGCTTTACATGGGCAGGAATCCACCAATCTTTACCTCCATGAGAGTTCTACCTGAGACATCAGATGATGACCATTTG GTTCTTGAGCTGGGAATGAATTTCCTTTCTGGTGAAGATATGAGTGCTGTACTTGCTATGCAGCTGCACAAGAGTGTGGGACTTGGAATGACTGCAAAGATGCATTTAACTAGCATGCATGTCGAGGGAAAG ATTTTAGTTGGTGTGAAGTTTGTTCGGAGTTGGCCATTTCTTGGCCGTGTAAGACTATGTTTTGTGGAGCCGCCTTATTTTCAGATGACTGTGAAGCCACTTATTAATCATGGGCTTGATGTCACTGAGTTTCCAGGAATTTCAGGATGGCTG GATAAGTTGATGGATACTGCATTTGGGCAGACATTAGTTGAG CCCAATATGATAGTCATAAATGTGGAAAAATTTGCATCTACTCCTTCAG AAAATAACTGGTTCAGCATTGAGGAGAGGCCTCCTATTGCATATGTGAAACTTGAGATTTTAGAAGGAACTGACATGAAGCCATCTGATATAAACG GACTAGCGGACCCTTATGTGAAAGGTCGTCTGGGTCCTTTCAAATTCCAAACACAGATACAGAGGAAAACATTGTCCCCTAAGTGGTTTGAAGAATTTAAAATACCAATCACATCGTGGGAGGCAACAAATGAACTTGTCATGGAAGTTCGTGATAAGGACCCCATGTTTGATGACTCGCTTGG ACAATGTACCATTAATTTACATGAGCTGAGAGGTGGACAAAGACACGACAAATGGATGTCACTGAATAATGTCAAGAAAGGAAGGATTCACTTGGCAATAACAGTTGAAGATATATGTGAG GACCAAAATAGATCAAGTTTGGATGAATCATTGAAGCAAGCGGATACTGAAGTACCAGTATCAACATCTGTTTATAGCAAAGTGGATTCTGGTGAACTTCCTGAAGAAAAGAAAGTCTTAATGGATGAAGTGGAGCACATAAACATTGATGGACAAGAACAACCTGGAGGTTTATATGTACATCGCCCTGGCACTGGGGTTCCAAGGACATGGGAATCCCGGAAAGGACGAGCACGAAACCCAGACACACAGATTCACCAAGAGGTTGACAAGTCAAGGGAAATCCCGACACCAAAAGGCAGTGGACAAGGGGGTCTATTTAATGTAGGCTCCTTTTTCAGGAGAAATTCAAGGAAGGGGAGCTCAAAAAATCTTGATCCCAGCCTTCCTGCAACTCCGGGTTCTCAGAGTGTGACAGAGCTTGATCCAAAGCTCCCTCAAACTCCACGTCCCAACCTGAAGGAGCTGGGCGAGAAGCGGACATCGATAAAGATTGTAGTGAATGAAGAAGCAAGCCCGGCAGACAAGGTGGGAGATGCAGAGAACTCAGGAGAAGATGTGGCAAAGGTGATAGAGAAAAATGCAGGTGAACCAGGCAGATCACTGACAAGCACATTGAGCAGGAAGTTTTCCAGAAAGAGAGCAGATGATAGGCTATCAGATATCCCGGAGCAGATTCAACCTCATGGATCTGAGTCGGTGAGTGAAGGTCCTATTCTTGTTAGAGGTGAGCCAATGATAGCAGAAGGCCATCCGACAGCGGAACATGGCAATGGAGGTGGCACCGAGCTAGATGCGGCAGGAGCAAAGGTTGCTACCCATGCCTCATAA
- the LOC136461646 gene encoding C2 domain-containing protein At1g53590-like isoform X2: MWPVCMEKIVSQLLRPIIPWFLDKFKPWTVSKAGIQELYMGRNPPIFTSMRVLPETSDDDHLVLELGMNFLSGEDMSAVLAMQLHKSVGLGMTAKMHLTSMHVEGKILVGVKFVRSWPFLGRVRLCFVEPPYFQMTVKPLINHGLDVTEFPGISGWLDKLMDTAFGQTLVEPNMIVINVEKFASTPSENNWFSIEERPPIAYVKLEILEGTDMKPSDINGLADPYVKGRLGPFKFQTQIQRKTLSPKWFEEFKIPITSWEATNELVMEVRDKDPMFDDSLGQCTINLHELRGGQRHDKWMSLNNVKKGRIHLAITVEDICEDQNRSSLDESLKQADTEVPVSTSVYSKVDSGELPEEKKVLMDEVEHINIDGQEQPGGLYVHRPGTGVPRTWESRKGRARNPDTQIHQEVDKSREIPTPKGSGQGGLFNVGSFFRRNSRKGSSKNLDPSLPATPGSQSVTELDPKLPQTPRPNLKELGEKRTSIKIVVNEEASPADKVGDAENSGEDVAKVIEKNAGEPGRSLTSTLSRKFSRKRADDRLSDIPEQIQPHGSESVSEGPILVRGEPMIAEGHPTAEHGNGGGTELDAAGAKVATHAS, translated from the exons ATGTGGCCTGTCTGTATGGAGAAGATCGTTTCACAACTTCTACGACCCATCATACCATGGTTCTTGGATAAGTTCAAACCTTGGACAGTT AGCAAAGCAGGTATTCAGGAGCTTTACATGGGCAGGAATCCACCAATCTTTACCTCCATGAGAGTTCTACCTGAGACATCAGATGATGACCATTTG GTTCTTGAGCTGGGAATGAATTTCCTTTCTGGTGAAGATATGAGTGCTGTACTTGCTATGCAGCTGCACAAGAGTGTGGGACTTGGAATGACTGCAAAGATGCATTTAACTAGCATGCATGTCGAGGGAAAG ATTTTAGTTGGTGTGAAGTTTGTTCGGAGTTGGCCATTTCTTGGCCGTGTAAGACTATGTTTTGTGGAGCCGCCTTATTTTCAGATGACTGTGAAGCCACTTATTAATCATGGGCTTGATGTCACTGAGTTTCCAGGAATTTCAGGATGGCTG GATAAGTTGATGGATACTGCATTTGGGCAGACATTAGTTGAG CCCAATATGATAGTCATAAATGTGGAAAAATTTGCATCTACTCCTTCAG AAAATAACTGGTTCAGCATTGAGGAGAGGCCTCCTATTGCATATGTGAAACTTGAGATTTTAGAAGGAACTGACATGAAGCCATCTGATATAAACG GACTAGCGGACCCTTATGTGAAAGGTCGTCTGGGTCCTTTCAAATTCCAAACACAGATACAGAGGAAAACATTGTCCCCTAAGTGGTTTGAAGAATTTAAAATACCAATCACATCGTGGGAGGCAACAAATGAACTTGTCATGGAAGTTCGTGATAAGGACCCCATGTTTGATGACTCGCTTGG ACAATGTACCATTAATTTACATGAGCTGAGAGGTGGACAAAGACACGACAAATGGATGTCACTGAATAATGTCAAGAAAGGAAGGATTCACTTGGCAATAACAGTTGAAGATATATGTGAG GACCAAAATAGATCAAGTTTGGATGAATCATTGAAGCAAGCGGATACTGAAGTACCAGTATCAACATCTGTTTATAGCAAAGTGGATTCTGGTGAACTTCCTGAAGAAAAGAAAGTCTTAATGGATGAAGTGGAGCACATAAACATTGATGGACAAGAACAACCTGGAGGTTTATATGTACATCGCCCTGGCACTGGGGTTCCAAGGACATGGGAATCCCGGAAAGGACGAGCACGAAACCCAGACACACAGATTCACCAAGAGGTTGACAAGTCAAGGGAAATCCCGACACCAAAAGGCAGTGGACAAGGGGGTCTATTTAATGTAGGCTCCTTTTTCAGGAGAAATTCAAGGAAGGGGAGCTCAAAAAATCTTGATCCCAGCCTTCCTGCAACTCCGGGTTCTCAGAGTGTGACAGAGCTTGATCCAAAGCTCCCTCAAACTCCACGTCCCAACCTGAAGGAGCTGGGCGAGAAGCGGACATCGATAAAGATTGTAGTGAATGAAGAAGCAAGCCCGGCAGACAAGGTGGGAGATGCAGAGAACTCAGGAGAAGATGTGGCAAAGGTGATAGAGAAAAATGCAGGTGAACCAGGCAGATCACTGACAAGCACATTGAGCAGGAAGTTTTCCAGAAAGAGAGCAGATGATAGGCTATCAGATATCCCGGAGCAGATTCAACCTCATGGATCTGAGTCGGTGAGTGAAGGTCCTATTCTTGTTAGAGGTGAGCCAATGATAGCAGAAGGCCATCCGACAGCGGAACATGGCAATGGAGGTGGCACCGAGCTAGATGCGGCAGGAGCAAAGGTTGCTACCCATGCCTCATAA